From a single Lineus longissimus chromosome 16, tnLinLong1.2, whole genome shotgun sequence genomic region:
- the LOC135500857 gene encoding S-antigen protein-like, giving the protein MDNVDERNGYGDRGGDNGGSSDGDCGDDGGGSSDGDRGDDDGGSSDGGRGDDDGGSSNGGRGDDDGGSSDVDRGDDNGGSSDGGRGDDDGGSTDGDRGDDDDGGSSDCGRGDDDSEGSSDGGNDGAVNERHERRYLHGCSLNQRLDYVDTFRLHHAMGIAHARSRTSFAQHHRIHPRTFGRWLD; this is encoded by the coding sequence ATGGATAATGTTGACGAGAGAAATGGTTATGGTGACCGTGGTGGTGATAATGGAGGCAGTAGCGATGGTGACTGTGGTGATGATGGTgggggcagtagtgatggtgaccgtggtgatgatgatggaggcagtagtgacggtggccgtggtgatgatgatggaggcagtagtaacggtggccgtggtgatgatgatggaggcagtagtgatgttGACCGTGGTGATGATAATGGAGGCAGTAGCgatggtggccgtggtgatgatgatggaggcagtactGACggtgaccgtggtgatgatgatgatggaggcagtagtgattgtggacgtggtgatgatgatagtgaaGGCAGTAGCGATGGTGGCAATGATGGTGCTGTGAACGAAAGACATGAAAGGAGGTATCTTCATGGATGTAGTTTAAATCAACGTCTGGACTACGTTGACACCTTTAGGCTCCACCATGCTATGGGCATTGCCCATGCCCGGTCAAGAACGTCCTTTGCACAACATCACCGCATCCACCCGAGGACATTCGGAAGGTGGCTAGATTAA